From a region of the Nonlabens dokdonensis DSW-6 genome:
- a CDS encoding PorP/SprF family type IX secretion system membrane protein, translated as MRIKIIYICMACCFSLKLFAQDPIFTQYYLFPETLNSGFTGFQETTKAGILHRTQWPDLNFRVDSDYANFNTWVPTMNSGIGVNFLSQRERFTNFSLSQFNLAYAYKVQLTDQWVFRPGLELGYGFKSFNFNNIVLEDQIDLGSNTINPISIDNLDPNDRVSYLDVSASLLFNNEDLWFGIALKHLNRPNISLAPGGNLPLNPLAAFTAGYELKLADYLNLRFLPYSTKLLLTANYMQQGNYNRFDIGSMFVIDLFYIGAIVATNPNRNSANSHLLTSINLIGGLQYENFKFGISHDVNVSRLGRTGGIYELSVIFTIDQKAKCFGCPLYERI; from the coding sequence ATGAGAATTAAGATTATATACATATGTATGGCATGTTGCTTTTCTCTAAAGTTGTTTGCCCAAGACCCTATTTTTACTCAGTACTATTTATTTCCTGAAACGCTCAACTCTGGATTTACCGGTTTTCAAGAAACTACAAAAGCTGGAATATTACATCGCACGCAGTGGCCAGATCTTAATTTTAGAGTCGATAGCGACTATGCTAATTTTAATACTTGGGTGCCAACGATGAACAGTGGGATAGGAGTGAATTTTTTAAGTCAGCGAGAACGGTTTACTAATTTTAGTCTGAGTCAGTTCAATCTAGCTTATGCTTACAAAGTACAGCTCACAGATCAATGGGTTTTTAGACCAGGTTTAGAATTAGGCTATGGATTTAAATCCTTTAATTTTAATAATATAGTATTAGAAGATCAAATCGATTTAGGCAGCAATACAATAAACCCTATTTCTATAGATAATTTAGACCCTAATGACCGTGTTTCCTACTTAGATGTAAGTGCATCATTGTTATTTAATAATGAAGACTTATGGTTTGGTATTGCTCTCAAACATCTCAATCGTCCTAATATTTCACTTGCGCCTGGTGGCAACTTACCTTTAAATCCTTTAGCGGCTTTTACCGCAGGATATGAACTGAAGCTAGCAGATTATCTTAATCTAAGATTTTTACCTTATTCTACTAAACTCTTACTTACAGCAAACTATATGCAGCAAGGTAATTACAACCGGTTTGATATAGGCTCCATGTTTGTAATAGACTTATTTTATATAGGCGCCATCGTAGCAACAAACCCTAATCGTAATTCTGCAAACTCTCATTTATTGACTAGTATAAATTTGATCGGAGGTTTACAATACGAGAATTTTAAATTTGGAATATCACACGATGTTAATGTTTCCAGATTAGGTCGTACTGGCGGGATTTATGAGCTCTCTGTCATCTTTACAATCGATCAGAAAGCTAAATGTTTTGGTTGTCCTTTATATGAAAGAATTTAA
- a CDS encoding T9SS C-terminal target domain-containing protein codes for MNKIAVLFLSLNIFSISSAIERVTIDDETPSNHLSIIMPSATISGSTTVCQNSGTVPITFRGQSGVRPYTFEYRLGSGMVQTVTTVGNSNTVVVDVPTTNLGAQVYELISVSDQISSATLTPGQFVTIDVVLNDLDANFTFNNNVCSGQPVNFSTSGMGSGTLMYEWDFGDGNFSNVQNPIHIFSAVGSGMSQDFNVTLIVSSSTGCTETVSNFVTIISEPNLNITESPGNPNGAFNNCNNAGTNYSITVAQTGIPTGYNASTLYTIDWGDGTTISNNVMFPISHTYADLGVYNMVVTAPSVAGQCSASQTYQVLNISNPSGGINSPGSTTNICAPSGILDFSISNWGTNSLDTEYRIDFGDGNTVNYSQSQLIAGAPSLTSPFVVPHEYLLTSCPGQYFVNLEIENQCSITTGQVGPISVISETIADFVNIESACVSNQVTFFNTSEVGFGPNCSSDVFYTWDYGDGTTPIEVPSPTPLNGVHTYTTPGTYTVTLSTNSACGMDSVSNQICIENPIVPDFVFDTIEGCFPVQVSTTNNTITSDACSPLVYQWNVSYQDIYCGSLPEVWSFTNGTNINSPEPSFEFITPGVYTLQSTISGSSCGDVVSTPQDIVVKQPPIVTINPINDICNNAGSNLISFTAAVDNCAPLTSSSSYLWSFPGGVPSSSTDPNPLNIAYNAPGTYFIDLTVDNECGPTTANTVSFTIHPETSISGNLSVCQGETTQLTSSTMGNSWLSTDTSIAIVDSTGAVTGITGGTTLITFIDENGCDASVNFDVLPAPVITTQPLSNQQICLGGTTTDLSFSIASGGGTLTYQWYSNTINSVIGGTSISGATSAVFTPPNSPLGVNYYYCEIFFSQGGCTSVLTQVAQVEILPIPTIVNQPTQSQELCVGGIISPLTLSFMDGAGTVTYQWFSNTVNSNNGGTLISGADQMTYTPSAFTTAGTFYYYVEINFSASGCGTIISDPAEVIVVDEPVITSQPVTTQTHCQGAMTDTLSVTSIGGLGNFSYQWFSNTSNTTIGGTLLTGETSNSYIPDASIVGTTYFYCEISQTGLGCDIVSDVAEVIIIPAPVITNQPIDDSICLGESINPLSVTVTNGASLPNYQWYSNVLDSTVGGSPIVGANADTYQPPNTNLGTIYYYCEISFSSGGCPQIFSDTAEVTISDFPSIANQNYVICTTDVFTMDPLQGGMNTVPANTTYVWTILTNSPTGVVTGATNETVPQSDFTQNLTNSTTQVGTVVYAVTPVAGSCSGNNFTVSIDVFPTPIVDFSINDQTLCNSDTSTSVSLSSTIVGNVSYSWTANVPAGITGVTLSGTDVIPVQTLNNSTTVPLTVVYTATATFNTGASSCQGPANDYSITVNPEITTSTIVSDFNGFNVSSFGANDGSIDLTVSGGTGNFSYNWIGPNGFIATTEDINSLVAGNYQVTIDDGSCAPIILDFVLIEPAELLFEEDLSVHLDLECFGDMNGAIGVNITQESIAPYTFEIINASGTVVGSVANSNVLSQTFTGLSGGIFTVRITDGNGGITELSGLEILQPDMIMIAASQTSISCFGADDASITLNVSGGNGGPYTADWSNLATGFFQANLGAGTYDITVTDRLGCTELISIVIPQAPIFDISPIVENISCIGANDGSIALNLVGGLQPITLTWNDGSTSGVNRNNLGPGTYTVTIEDGTPCFITETFIIIEPQALVVDANVTNALDCNNGDTGAINLIVSGGTPPYTYNWSNGAITEDLNNISSGNYLVTVTDSEGCIEASSFTVVRPAPIELSVTDSLTVDCDTSTVEQNFEAVVSGGVAPFTFNWSNGNVSGANNQFMSTNQNGLIILEAVDSRGCIGTFNFDVDLERIGEPSFNSESIGFITLGEYSILDPIQFTNTSTEDFNSISWDFGDGAFSNDENPIHTYTTPGQYTVIQTVVYGYGCIKTFVRTLFITKGYKLLMPTAFTPNDDGLNDNFRPIQEGLEELRFDIYDTWGSLIFSESGATIAGWNGLLNDREAENGNYYFKLTAKTFYGEEINAEGAFIKID; via the coding sequence ATGAATAAGATCGCTGTACTTTTTTTAAGTCTTAACATTTTTTCAATTTCTTCTGCAATTGAAAGAGTAACAATAGATGATGAAACCCCAAGTAATCATCTGTCTATTATAATGCCAAGTGCAACTATTTCAGGGTCGACTACTGTATGTCAAAATTCGGGAACAGTGCCTATTACTTTTAGAGGTCAGAGTGGCGTAAGGCCATATACTTTTGAATACCGACTTGGATCTGGAATGGTTCAAACGGTTACAACTGTAGGTAATTCAAACACTGTAGTTGTTGATGTTCCAACTACAAATTTAGGAGCTCAAGTTTATGAATTAATCAGTGTATCTGATCAAATTTCTAGCGCTACTCTAACACCAGGTCAATTTGTAACTATAGATGTTGTTTTAAATGATCTGGATGCAAATTTCACTTTTAATAATAATGTTTGTTCTGGACAGCCAGTAAATTTTAGTACTAGTGGGATGGGATCGGGAACATTAATGTATGAATGGGATTTTGGGGATGGAAACTTTTCTAATGTACAAAACCCAATACATATTTTTTCAGCAGTTGGATCTGGTATGTCTCAGGATTTTAATGTGACTCTTATCGTTAGTTCTTCGACTGGTTGCACTGAAACGGTAAGTAATTTTGTAACCATAATATCAGAGCCAAATTTAAACATCACGGAATCTCCAGGAAATCCTAATGGAGCATTTAATAATTGTAATAATGCTGGAACAAATTATTCCATAACCGTTGCTCAGACAGGTATACCTACAGGCTATAATGCAAGCACATTATACACTATAGATTGGGGTGATGGCACAACAATATCAAATAATGTAATGTTTCCAATTTCACATACTTATGCTGATTTAGGAGTTTACAACATGGTAGTCACAGCGCCATCAGTTGCAGGGCAATGTTCAGCTAGTCAGACTTATCAAGTTCTTAATATTTCAAATCCCAGTGGTGGAATAAATAGTCCTGGTTCCACAACTAATATTTGTGCGCCTTCTGGAATTTTGGATTTTAGTATTTCTAATTGGGGCACCAATTCCTTAGATACGGAATATAGAATTGATTTTGGAGATGGAAATACCGTAAATTATTCTCAATCACAACTCATTGCTGGAGCTCCATCGTTGACATCACCTTTTGTTGTACCTCATGAATACTTATTAACTAGCTGTCCAGGGCAATACTTTGTAAATTTAGAAATTGAAAATCAGTGTTCGATAACAACAGGTCAAGTAGGACCGATTTCAGTTATTTCAGAAACTATTGCCGATTTTGTCAATATTGAATCTGCATGCGTAAGCAACCAGGTCACCTTTTTTAATACCTCTGAGGTTGGTTTTGGACCAAACTGTTCGTCTGATGTTTTTTATACTTGGGATTATGGTGATGGAACTACTCCCATAGAGGTGCCTTCTCCAACGCCGCTTAATGGAGTGCATACGTACACTACACCAGGTACTTATACAGTGACACTTTCTACAAATTCAGCTTGTGGAATGGATTCCGTTTCAAATCAAATTTGTATTGAAAACCCTATCGTTCCAGACTTCGTATTTGATACAATAGAAGGTTGTTTTCCTGTTCAAGTATCAACTACTAACAATACGATTACATCAGATGCTTGCAGTCCGTTAGTTTATCAATGGAACGTTAGCTATCAAGATATCTATTGTGGTAGTTTACCAGAGGTATGGAGTTTTACTAATGGTACTAACATAAATTCACCAGAACCTTCTTTTGAGTTCATTACACCTGGCGTTTACACTCTCCAATCTACTATTTCTGGTAGCTCTTGTGGTGATGTGGTCTCTACACCACAAGATATTGTTGTTAAACAACCTCCAATAGTAACCATAAACCCTATAAATGATATTTGTAATAATGCAGGATCAAATTTAATATCTTTTACAGCTGCTGTAGATAATTGCGCACCACTTACGAGTTCTAGTAGTTACCTGTGGAGTTTTCCCGGAGGTGTTCCGTCAAGCTCAACTGATCCAAATCCATTAAATATTGCTTACAATGCGCCTGGAACATATTTTATTGATCTTACTGTTGATAATGAATGCGGTCCTACAACTGCAAATACAGTTTCTTTTACTATCCATCCGGAAACCAGTATTTCAGGTAATTTATCAGTTTGTCAAGGTGAAACAACTCAACTGACCTCATCAACGATGGGTAATAGTTGGCTTTCAACAGATACTTCAATTGCAATTGTAGATTCCACTGGTGCAGTGACCGGTATAACAGGTGGAACCACATTAATCACATTTATTGATGAAAATGGTTGCGATGCCTCTGTTAATTTTGATGTTCTTCCTGCTCCTGTAATCACTACACAGCCTTTGTCAAATCAACAAATTTGTCTTGGAGGTACAACTACCGATTTATCATTTTCTATTGCATCTGGAGGAGGAACGCTTACTTATCAATGGTATAGTAATACTATAAATAGTGTGATTGGAGGTACTTCCATCTCAGGTGCTACCTCAGCAGTATTTACTCCACCTAATTCACCTTTAGGAGTAAACTATTACTATTGCGAGATATTCTTTTCACAAGGAGGTTGTACTTCTGTTTTAACTCAAGTTGCTCAAGTAGAAATACTTCCCATTCCTACCATAGTGAATCAACCTACCCAATCACAAGAATTATGTGTAGGAGGAATAATTTCTCCTTTAACATTAAGCTTTATGGATGGTGCTGGAACAGTCACATATCAATGGTTCAGTAATACAGTTAATTCTAATAATGGAGGAACTCTTATTTCTGGAGCAGATCAGATGACCTACACACCATCTGCATTTACTACCGCTGGTACTTTTTATTATTACGTAGAGATAAATTTTAGCGCGAGTGGTTGTGGTACAATAATTAGCGATCCGGCAGAAGTTATAGTTGTAGATGAACCAGTAATTACCAGCCAACCAGTTACAACACAAACTCACTGCCAAGGTGCTATGACAGATACGTTATCGGTAACATCTATAGGTGGTCTTGGAAACTTTTCTTACCAATGGTTTAGTAATACATCAAACACTACTATTGGTGGCACACTTTTAACAGGAGAAACGTCAAATAGCTATATTCCGGATGCTTCAATAGTAGGAACAACATATTTTTACTGTGAAATTTCACAGACTGGTTTAGGTTGTGACATCGTAAGTGATGTTGCTGAAGTTATCATAATACCAGCACCTGTAATAACGAACCAACCTATAGATGATAGTATTTGCTTAGGTGAATCAATTAATCCATTGAGTGTAACGGTTACTAACGGAGCTTCATTACCTAATTATCAATGGTATAGTAATGTGTTAGATAGTACGGTAGGTGGATCACCTATTGTTGGTGCCAATGCAGATACTTATCAGCCACCGAATACTAATTTGGGAACTATTTACTATTATTGTGAAATCTCCTTCTCATCTGGAGGCTGCCCACAAATCTTTTCTGATACAGCAGAGGTTACTATCTCGGACTTTCCAAGTATCGCAAACCAAAATTATGTGATTTGTACTACAGATGTGTTTACGATGGATCCATTACAAGGAGGAATGAATACGGTTCCTGCTAACACTACGTACGTATGGACAATTTTAACTAACTCTCCGACAGGAGTGGTGACTGGTGCCACCAATGAGACTGTCCCTCAAAGTGATTTTACACAAAACTTAACTAACTCAACTACTCAAGTTGGAACGGTAGTTTATGCAGTTACTCCTGTTGCTGGTTCATGTTCTGGAAATAACTTTACAGTGAGTATAGATGTGTTTCCAACACCGATTGTAGATTTTAGCATAAATGATCAAACCCTTTGTAATTCTGATACATCAACTAGTGTAAGTTTGAGTTCCACAATTGTTGGAAATGTTTCATATTCTTGGACAGCAAATGTACCAGCTGGTATCACAGGTGTAACCTTATCTGGAACAGATGTAATACCAGTTCAAACATTAAATAATTCAACGACAGTGCCTTTAACTGTTGTATACACTGCGACAGCTACCTTTAATACGGGAGCTTCTAGTTGTCAAGGACCAGCTAATGATTATTCAATAACCGTTAATCCAGAGATTACTACTTCTACAATAGTATCAGACTTTAATGGCTTTAACGTAAGTTCTTTCGGAGCAAATGATGGTTCTATTGATTTAACAGTTTCTGGCGGGACTGGAAATTTTTCTTACAATTGGATAGGTCCAAATGGTTTTATTGCCACTACAGAGGATATTAACTCACTTGTAGCTGGAAATTACCAAGTCACTATAGATGACGGTTCTTGCGCACCTATTATTTTAGATTTTGTCTTAATTGAACCGGCCGAGTTGCTATTTGAAGAAGACTTGAGCGTTCATTTGGATTTAGAATGCTTTGGCGATATGAATGGAGCAATAGGTGTAAATATAACTCAAGAATCAATTGCCCCATATACCTTTGAAATTATCAATGCATCGGGAACAGTTGTAGGAAGCGTTGCAAATTCAAATGTGTTGAGTCAAACTTTTACAGGCTTATCCGGAGGAATATTTACTGTACGTATTACAGATGGCAATGGAGGAATTACGGAACTATCAGGATTAGAAATTTTGCAACCTGATATGATTATGATAGCAGCTTCTCAGACATCTATTTCTTGTTTTGGGGCAGATGATGCTTCTATTACCTTAAATGTCTCTGGTGGAAATGGTGGACCTTATACTGCTGATTGGAGTAATCTCGCAACTGGTTTTTTTCAAGCAAATTTAGGTGCTGGTACTTATGACATTACTGTAACAGATCGATTAGGATGTACTGAACTAATAAGTATTGTTATTCCTCAAGCTCCAATTTTTGATATTAGTCCAATTGTAGAAAATATTTCTTGCATAGGAGCTAACGATGGAAGTATAGCACTAAACTTAGTAGGTGGACTACAGCCTATTACTCTTACATGGAATGACGGTAGTACCTCTGGAGTTAATAGAAATAATCTAGGTCCTGGTACTTATACGGTAACCATAGAAGATGGAACGCCTTGTTTTATAACTGAAACATTTATAATTATAGAACCTCAAGCACTTGTAGTAGACGCCAATGTTACTAACGCCCTAGATTGTAATAATGGAGATACTGGAGCTATTAACCTAATAGTTTCTGGAGGAACGCCTCCTTATACCTACAATTGGTCAAACGGAGCTATAACCGAAGACTTAAATAATATCAGTTCAGGAAATTATTTAGTGACTGTTACAGATAGTGAAGGATGTATTGAAGCATCAAGCTTTACTGTTGTAAGACCAGCGCCCATAGAACTTTCAGTAACCGATTCTTTAACTGTAGATTGTGATACTAGTACGGTAGAACAAAATTTTGAAGCTGTCGTCAGTGGTGGAGTAGCTCCATTTACCTTTAATTGGTCTAATGGAAATGTCTCTGGAGCAAATAATCAATTCATGTCTACAAATCAAAATGGATTGATTATCCTTGAGGCGGTGGATTCACGTGGTTGTATCGGCACATTTAACTTTGATGTGGATTTAGAACGCATAGGCGAGCCTTCATTCAACTCTGAATCAATAGGATTTATAACTTTAGGGGAATATTCGATTCTTGATCCCATTCAATTTACAAATACTTCCACAGAGGACTTTAATAGTATTTCTTGGGACTTTGGAGACGGAGCTTTTTCAAACGATGAAAACCCTATTCATACTTATACCACTCCAGGGCAGTATACGGTTATCCAAACAGTAGTTTATGGTTACGGTTGTATTAAAACTTTTGTAAGAACTTTATTCATTACAAAAGGTTACAAACTCCTAATGCCAACAGCTTTCACACCTAATGATGATGGCCTTAACGATAACTTTAGACCTATTCAGGAAGGTCTCGAAGAATTGCGCTTTGATATTTATGATACGTGGGGCTCACTCATTTTTTCTGAATCTGGAGCAACAATAGCTGGATGGAACGGATTACTTAACGATCGTGAAGCCGAAAACGGTAATTACTATTTTAAATTAACTGCAAAAACATTCTACGGAGAAGAGATAAATGCCGAGGGAGCTTTCATTAAAATCGACTGA
- a CDS encoding aminotransferase class I/II-fold pyridoxal phosphate-dependent enzyme: MKDLFDKIYKDKGPLGKWASVAEGYFVFPKLEGPIANRMRFNGREVITWSVNDYLGLANHPEVRKVDAEAGAEYGSAYPMGARMMSGHTDLHEQLQNELAEFVDKEAAYLLNFGYQGMVSTVDALVSKDDVIVYDVDAHACIIDGVRLHHGKRFTYKHNDLDSIEKNLQRATKIAEQTGGGILVISEGVFGMRGEQGKLKEIVALKEKYNFRLFVDDAHGFGTLGKTGAGAGEEQGVQDQIDVYFATFAKSLASTGAFIAADKEIIDYLKYNLRSQMFAKSLQSQLVVGALKRLDMLRTMPELKEKLWENVNALQNGLKDRGFDIGTTQSCVTPVYLKGSIPEAMALVKDLRENFGVFCSIVVYPVIPKGLILLRLIPTASHTMEDIEETLTAFEGIRERLDGGVYKRLSASVAAAFA; this comes from the coding sequence ATGAAAGATTTATTTGATAAAATTTACAAAGACAAAGGACCATTAGGAAAATGGGCGAGTGTAGCTGAAGGATATTTTGTATTTCCTAAGTTAGAAGGTCCTATAGCAAACCGCATGCGATTTAACGGTAGAGAAGTGATCACATGGAGTGTAAATGATTATCTAGGGCTAGCAAATCATCCAGAAGTAAGAAAGGTTGATGCTGAAGCTGGAGCTGAGTACGGTAGCGCTTACCCAATGGGTGCTCGCATGATGAGCGGCCATACTGATTTACATGAGCAACTTCAAAACGAATTAGCAGAGTTTGTCGATAAGGAAGCGGCTTATTTATTGAATTTTGGTTATCAAGGAATGGTTTCTACAGTTGATGCTTTAGTTTCAAAAGATGATGTGATCGTTTATGATGTAGATGCTCACGCTTGTATCATAGACGGAGTGCGCTTGCACCATGGAAAGCGTTTTACCTATAAGCACAATGATCTTGATAGTATTGAAAAGAACTTACAACGTGCTACTAAAATTGCTGAGCAAACTGGTGGTGGTATTCTAGTTATTTCTGAAGGTGTTTTTGGAATGCGTGGTGAGCAAGGAAAACTTAAAGAAATAGTTGCTTTAAAAGAAAAGTATAATTTCAGGTTATTTGTAGATGATGCACACGGTTTTGGAACATTAGGTAAAACTGGTGCTGGAGCAGGAGAGGAGCAAGGAGTACAAGATCAAATAGATGTATATTTTGCAACATTTGCAAAGTCACTTGCAAGTACAGGTGCTTTTATTGCTGCCGATAAAGAAATTATCGATTACTTAAAATATAATTTGCGTTCTCAAATGTTTGCGAAGTCTCTTCAATCACAATTAGTGGTAGGAGCTTTAAAACGTTTAGACATGTTACGCACTATGCCAGAGCTTAAAGAAAAGTTATGGGAAAACGTAAATGCATTACAAAATGGTTTAAAAGATAGAGGTTTTGATATAGGAACAACACAGTCATGTGTAACTCCAGTTTATCTTAAAGGAAGTATTCCCGAAGCAATGGCTTTAGTAAAAGATTTACGAGAAAACTTTGGTGTATTTTGTTCTATCGTCGTTTATCCTGTGATTCCTAAAGGGTTGATATTATTAAGATTGATTCCTACAGCGTCTCATACGATGGAGGATATTGAAGAAACACTAACAGCATTTGAAGGTATACGTGAGCGTCTAGATGGAGGCGTTTATAAAAGGTTGAGCGCAAGCGTTGCCGCAGCATTTGCTTAG
- a CDS encoding PLP-dependent cysteine synthase family protein, translating to MSNNIKAYNNVLELIGETPLIKLSQTVASFPGNYYAKAEAFNPGHSSKDRIALHIIEQAEKKGILKPGDTIIETTSGNTGFSIAMVSRIKGYDCILAVSSKSSADKIDMLKSMGAKVYVCPANVSADDPRSYYQVAKRLHDEIKNSIYINQYFNDLNTEAHYLTTGPEIWNQTAGEITHLVACSGTGGTISGTARFLKEQNPNIKILGVDAYGSVLKKYHETQEFDKDEIYPYRIEGLGKNLIPTATDFDVIDSFTKVKDEDAAHMARKISQTEGLFVGYTSGAAMQAVKQLVVEGEFDKNSNVVVIFPDHGSRYMSKIYNDQWMQEQGFVDSKSTANEQHIEYIK from the coding sequence ATGAGTAACAATATTAAAGCGTACAATAATGTACTGGAATTGATAGGAGAAACACCACTTATCAAGCTCTCTCAAACCGTAGCAAGTTTTCCAGGTAATTATTACGCAAAAGCAGAAGCCTTTAATCCAGGGCATTCTTCAAAAGACCGCATTGCATTACATATTATAGAACAAGCTGAGAAAAAAGGAATTCTCAAACCAGGTGATACCATAATAGAGACTACGTCTGGTAATACAGGTTTTAGCATTGCAATGGTAAGTCGCATCAAAGGTTATGATTGCATCCTTGCCGTAAGTTCAAAATCTAGTGCTGATAAAATAGACATGCTAAAGTCTATGGGCGCAAAAGTCTATGTTTGCCCAGCTAACGTTAGTGCAGATGATCCACGTAGTTATTATCAAGTTGCAAAGCGATTACACGATGAGATAAAAAATAGTATATATATCAACCAGTACTTTAATGATTTAAATACCGAAGCTCATTATTTAACCACTGGTCCTGAAATATGGAATCAAACTGCTGGAGAAATTACACACCTTGTTGCCTGTAGTGGTACAGGTGGAACTATTTCAGGAACGGCTCGTTTCTTAAAAGAACAAAACCCTAACATCAAAATTCTAGGTGTAGACGCTTATGGTAGTGTTCTTAAAAAATACCACGAAACTCAAGAGTTTGATAAGGACGAAATCTATCCTTACCGCATAGAAGGATTGGGTAAAAATTTAATCCCTACTGCAACAGACTTTGATGTAATTGATAGCTTTACAAAAGTAAAAGATGAAGATGCCGCTCACATGGCCAGAAAAATTTCACAAACTGAAGGCCTTTTTGTAGGTTATACAAGTGGAGCCGCTATGCAGGCTGTAAAGCAACTAGTAGTAGAAGGTGAATTTGATAAAAATTCTAATGTGGTCGTCATATTTCCTGATCATGGTTCAAGATATATGAGTAAAATTTATAACGATCAGTGGATGCAGGAACAAGGCTTTGTAGATTCAAAGTCTACCGCAAATGAGCAACATATAGAGTACATAAAGTAA